TGGGCGTGTCCCTCCGCTGCGCTCCGGGCCGGGCTGCGCGCGCCGTAGGGCACGATACGACCGTGCCCAACGGCGCCGGGCCACCGCCGCCACGAAACCCCTGTGGCGGCGGCGTCCCGGCCCTGTCGGGCGCGCATCCCTCACGCGGGTTTTGTTACGCTGGTTATGTCTGCGCCACTTGTTTGTTGCCTTATCGATCACCTCCGCGAAGTTGAAGTCACCTTCGGCGCGGCAGCGGGATCTCGCCGTCATGGAGACGTGGAAGCCCCGCGGCGCCGATGGCATTCGACCATCTCCCTCTCACCCGGAGGAACCCATGGGCAAGCTGAGGCTGAGGCTCGACGACCTGAAGGTGGATTCGTTCGACGCGGGCGACGGGCGGGGCAGGAGCGGGACCGTGCGGGGCCACGACACCGTGGAGACGGAGTGGTGCACCGGCTACCCGGAGTGCATCTCTAAGAAGTGCCAGACGCCGCGCAACACCTGCTACGGGAGCTGCGGCTGCACCGAGAACTGCGACACCGTCGCGCCCGCCTGCGCCTGATCGCGGCGTCCGCCGAAGCGCAGTCTTGCGCGAGGCGCCGAGGATCCACGATGAAGCGCCCCCGCCCGATGCATTCGGGCGGGGGCGCGGCTTTCCGTACCGACTGGCGGGTTCTTCGGCTCTGCGGTCCATCGGCGAGAGGAGCCCGTTGGCCCTGCCCGGGCACGACCGATACTATTCATACCGTTTTAGAGATTCGCTGTGCATTGGGAAGCTGTCATTCCGAGTGGAGCCCGATGCGCTGATCTCGCGTTCGCCACCGAAGTCGGCCGGGCTCCCGAGGAATCTACTCGCGGCCGGCAGGAGGCCGGACCGATGCATGAAGCCAGCGTCCGGGCGGGGTGAGTAGATTCCTCGGGCGCCGCCCAGCTGAGGTGTGAAATCCGGATCGGTGCTGCGGCGCCGCTCGGAATGACATGGTTCGCGAAAGGGCCGGATCGCACACTGATTCCTGCAATCCGGTATCAGTCGCACAAAGGAAGAAAACTGATGGCGAATAACAAGAAAGGCACGGCGAAAGGCGCGACGGCCAAGAGGGCTGGCAAGGGCGGGAGCGAGGCAGTCCAGCGCGGCGGGTCGTCTGTGCCTCGCTCTGACAACGGCAGATTCGTCTCGAAGAACGACTCTTCCGAGAAGGGCCAGATCAGCAATCCCTACGCGGGGCTCACCAAGTTGGTAGGCAAGGTGCGGGTTCGTGACCCGTACACTTCCGAGTTTTGGTGAGTACGCTGACCTTGACGGTCTCTCTCCTACCGCTCCGCCGCCGTCTCCGCCGCCCGCCGCGCCGTCTCCCCCCGCCCCGCGAAGAGCAGGTACCACAGCAGCACCACCGCGTTGAAGCCCGCGATCACGAGCTTCATCTCGCGCGGGATCCAGGGGTTGGGCGAGATGAAGCCCTCCACCACCCCCGCCGCCACCAGCAGCAGCGTGGTTCCCGCCAGGAGCGACACCGCCTCGCGCGAGCGGGCCACCAGCGCGTCCTTGCGCGTCTGCCGCCCGGGGAGCACCACCGCCGAGCCGAGCCACAGCCCCGCCCCGCCCGCGATGCAGATGGCGGTGAGCTCGATCACCCCGTGCGGGAGCACGAATCCCCACAGGTGCATGCTGGCGCCGTGGTTGGCGAAGAGCCCCGCCACCGCCCCCAGCAGCACCCCGTTCATCAGCAGGATCCACAGCGACCCCACCCCCGCCAGCACCCCGCCCGCGAAGGTGAAGAACGTCACCCCCACGTTGTTCCTGATCAGCTCCGCCGAGCTCTGCGGCATCAGCGGCAGCTTCCCGTACTCCTCCTCCACGTACCCCATGCCGCGCGCCTCCAGCTCGGTCGCCTTCTCCGCGCGCGCCATCATCTCCGGCCCCACGAAGTCGCGGATCGTCTGCGGCTCCGCGCGCGCCGCCGCGAAGGCCACCACGGCGGGGAGGTAGAAGCACGCCGTTGCCACCGCGATCGGCTGCCAGCGCCTGCGGAAGAGCGCCGGGAAGCCGGCCGCCAGCCAGTGCCTGAGCTGGCGCCACGAGCCCCCCTCGGGCCGGTAGAGCAGGTTGTGCCCCGCCCCCACCGAGCGCTCCAGCGCGTAGAGCAGCTCCGGCGAGCCGCCGTAGGTGCGCGCCCGCGCCAGGTCGGCCGCCACCTCGCGGTAGAGCGCCGCGAAGCGCGACACCTCCGCCTCGGGCAGGCGGTCCAGGCCGCCCTTCTGCGCCCTGGCCAGGAGCGCGCGGTACTGCTCCCACGCCCCCTTCTGGCGGCGCACCAGCACCGTGGCCTGCCCCGTCCCCGAGCGCGCCGCCAGCCCCGCCGACGCCCGCCGCGACGACTCCTCCTGGTGCACCACCTCCAGGAACTGGTCGGGGCTCATCACCCGCCGCTTCGGGTGGTCGCCCACCACGCGGTCCAGGTGCGCCAGCATCTGCCAGGCGATGCGCGTGCGCACGTCGGGCGTCAGCGACTGGCGCCGGGCCACGTACTGCGACAGCGCCGCCCACTCGCGGTCGGAGAGCTTCGGCGGGCCCGTGACGGCCCCCTCGACCGCCGCCTCCTCGGGGAGCACGGCGCCGGTGCGCTCGCGCACCACCACGCTCCCGGCGGCCAGGTCGCCCAGGCGCTTGGTGGCGGGGTGCAGCATCATCACCGCGCCGCCCACCAGGCAGGTGACCGCCGGCTGGACGTCCACCAGCCGCACCAGGTTGCGGATCGCCGCGCCGCGCACGGTGAGCGGGTAGCCGCCGTCGTGCACCACGCGGATCCCCATGGCGCGCTTCCCCGGCGTCTGCCCGTCGCGCAGCCCCTCGAAGTAGACGAAGTACCCCCAGAACCAGAGGAAGCCCAGGAGCACCAGGATCGCCGTCCCCATCCCCTCCAGGAAGCCGGGCAGCCCCCCGAGCGCGTCCACGC
This region of Longimicrobium sp. genomic DNA includes:
- a CDS encoding stage II sporulation protein M, which encodes MALTAPPPQQARLSGTLRDREVEVETPEHVAIGYELADLGSRFAALLIDALILLGGALLLSIGIPASVDALGGLPGFLEGMGTAILVLLGFLWFWGYFVYFEGLRDGQTPGKRAMGIRVVHDGGYPLTVRGAAIRNLVRLVDVQPAVTCLVGGAVMMLHPATKRLGDLAAGSVVVRERTGAVLPEEAAVEGAVTGPPKLSDREWAALSQYVARRQSLTPDVRTRIAWQMLAHLDRVVGDHPKRRVMSPDQFLEVVHQEESSRRASAGLAARSGTGQATVLVRRQKGAWEQYRALLARAQKGGLDRLPEAEVSRFAALYREVAADLARARTYGGSPELLYALERSVGAGHNLLYRPEGGSWRQLRHWLAAGFPALFRRRWQPIAVATACFYLPAVVAFAAARAEPQTIRDFVGPEMMARAEKATELEARGMGYVEEEYGKLPLMPQSSAELIRNNVGVTFFTFAGGVLAGVGSLWILLMNGVLLGAVAGLFANHGASMHLWGFVLPHGVIELTAICIAGGAGLWLGSAVVLPGRQTRKDALVARSREAVSLLAGTTLLLVAAGVVEGFISPNPWIPREMKLVIAGFNAVVLLWYLLFAGRGETARRAAETAAER